A window of Polaromonas hydrogenivorans contains these coding sequences:
- the pstB gene encoding phosphate ABC transporter ATP-binding protein PstB: MDTQTATREKSKISVNNLNFYYGKFHALKNINLEIPENKVTAFIGPSGCGKSTLLRIFNRMYELYPEQRAQGEVMLDGTNLLTSKEDVALLRAKVGMVFQKPTPFPMSIYDNIAFGVKLFENLNASDMDERVEWALRKAALWTEVKDKLNQSGSSLSGGQQQRLCIARGIAIKPEVLLLDEPCSALDPISTAKVEELIAELKDDYTVVIVTHNMQQAARCSDYTAYMYLGDLVEFGATEEIFFKPKRKETEDYITGRFG, translated from the coding sequence ATGGATACCCAGACCGCAACCCGTGAAAAATCTAAAATTTCAGTCAACAACCTGAATTTTTACTACGGCAAATTCCATGCCCTCAAGAACATCAACCTTGAAATTCCCGAGAACAAGGTGACGGCTTTCATCGGCCCTTCGGGCTGCGGAAAATCGACCCTGCTGCGGATTTTCAACCGCATGTACGAGTTGTACCCCGAGCAGCGGGCGCAAGGCGAAGTGATGCTGGACGGCACCAACCTGCTCACCTCCAAAGAGGATGTGGCGCTGCTTCGGGCCAAGGTCGGCATGGTGTTCCAGAAACCGACACCGTTCCCGATGTCGATTTACGACAACATTGCATTCGGCGTGAAGCTGTTTGAAAACCTCAATGCTTCCGACATGGACGAGCGGGTCGAATGGGCCTTGCGCAAGGCCGCTTTGTGGACCGAGGTCAAGGACAAGCTCAACCAGAGCGGCTCCAGCCTGTCGGGCGGCCAGCAGCAGCGGCTGTGCATTGCCCGGGGCATCGCCATCAAGCCCGAAGTGCTGCTGCTCGACGAGCCCTGCTCGGCGCTGGACCCGATTTCGACCGCCAAGGTCGAGGAGCTGATTGCCGAGCTGAAAGACGACTACACCGTGGTCATCGTGACGCACAACATGCAGCAGGCCGCGCGCTGCAGCGACTACACGGCCTACATGTATTTGGGCGATCTGGTGGAGTTCGGCGCTACTGAAGAAATATTCTTCAAGCCCAAGCGCAAGGAAACCGAAGACTACATCACCGGCCGTTTCGGCTGA